Within Vicia villosa cultivar HV-30 ecotype Madison, WI linkage group LG1, Vvil1.0, whole genome shotgun sequence, the genomic segment GAATGCCTAAGAAgtatttgagttctcccatcatgctcatctcaaattctgcatgcatagacttagcaaactcctttccaagtgtagcattagatgttccaaaaataatatcatctacataaatttggaaaattaaCATATCCTTTTTATAGGTTTTATAGAAgggagttgtgtctacttttccacttgtgaaaccattatccagaaggaaagaacttaatctttcataccaagctctgggagcttgcttcaaaccgtataatgatttctttagtttaaaaacatgttatggagacttggagtcttcaaaaccaggaggttggtgaacataaacttcttcatctatataaccatttaaaaaggcactcttaacatccatctgatacagagtgatgttattctgagtggcaaaataaattaacaatctaatagattctaacctagccactggtgcaaaggtttcagtgtaGTCAATACCTTATTAATGACTATAGCTCTGAGCAatcagtctggctttgtttctgataacttcacctttctcattcagcttgtttctgaatacccattttgttccaataatattgagtcctttaggtcttggaaccagatcccaaacatcatttcttgtaaacggatttaactcttcttgcatagcaataatccagtcagcatcttccagagctttatcaacagaagttggctcaatcaaagacactaaaccaaattgacattctgagttgttctttagaaatgctcttgttctgatgggatcatctttctttccaattataacatcttctggatgtgcatagttgattcttgaagatcttctgagtgttggctcttcagatattctgagattctctaaggaagcagcaacttgatcttctaaaTCATCATTtcttctgggttcttcatgatctggatcagaaatgtctatatctgcaaaattctcattctgcttttccttttcaatgccaagcttatcatcaaatctgatattgattgattcctcaactatcaagtttcagtattgtatactctgtagcccttagagcgttcagaatatccaagaaggaaacacttccgagctttggaatcaaacttattcagatgatccttagttttcagaatataacaaacacatccaaatggatggaaatatgaaatgttaggctttatgttcttccacaattcataaggagtcttatttagaataggtctaattgagattctattctgaatataagaATAGGTCTAattgagattctattctgaatataacaagttGTGTTAATTACTTctacccagaaatgcttagccatattagtctcattgatcatggttctggccatttcttggagagtcatattctttcgttctacaactccattttgttgtggagttctaggacaagagaaatcatgggcaataccattttctttgaaataaatttcaaagaatttgttctcaaattcaccaccatgatcacttctgacttttatgattttacattccttttcaaattgaatctgattacagaagtcaaagaacacagaatgtgactcatccttgtgttttaagaactttacccatgtccatctgctgtagtcatctacaatgaccaatccatatttcttgcctctgattgatgctgttttgactgggccaaaaagatcaatatgtagaagttctaaaggcctagaggaagagacaacatttttagacttaaacgcaggttttgaaaacctccctttctgacatgcttcacaaagagcatctgatttatatttcagatttaggagtcctctgaccagattgagtttgttaatctgagaaatctttctcatactagcatgacccaatcttctgtgccagacccactgctcttcgttaacatacagaaggcaagtaacctgttagttcttaagatctgaaagatcaatcttataaatgttgttctttctcttgcctgtaaataggattgtgccatccttttgactaacagctctacaagacttttgattaaatattatgtcataaccattgtcacttaattgacttatggacaataaattatgagctaatccatctactaaaagaacattagttatagagggagaattaccaatatatatggttccagagcctatgattttgcccttctggttccctccaaacttcacttctccagcagaattaagttccagactttggaacatagacctttttcccttcatgtgacgtgagcacccagagtccaggtaccatgacatgtttatcTTTTGTGCTTTGAAAGagatctgcaacagaaattatcttatccttaggtacccacattcttttgggtcctttgggatTAGTCATTCTCATGTTCTGATTGAAATGAGATTTTACATAAGATTTACCAGAATGTGCAACAACATGTTTCTTTGTGTATGTAATATGGAAACTAttagagtgtgatgtgtgtttgatatcatgagaatgaccatacttaaattgttcatacaaaggtttgtaatTAATGACCATTTCATCAACATGTTCTAATTTATATGGAATTTCTCCCTCAAAACCTATACCTATCATTTTGTTTCCACcaacaccataaatcatagaggctaactgacttctgcctatacctctagataagaactttctgaagctcaagtcacattatttcagaatattgttagtacTTGGGATAGACGTGtatgaacttgaagatgtttcCAAAGATGCgacatctttagttaattttaaaaattttcctTTTAGTTCATAGTTTTCTATTTCAAGCCttttagtttcagatgcaaaaatatttttgagctttttgtatttgagactaagttgactcttgacttccagaagttctgataaactataaactaactcttctctagtgagttcagaaaatacctcttaagAGTTTGAATCAGAAGTaaattcttcttcagtatcaactgttgccatgagtgctatgttggcttgctcatcttcagagtctaactcttgatcagatgaatcagagtcatcccagtagccatcatgcctttcttcttttcaaacttctttctgggcttttccctctgaagcttaggaaattcattcttgtagtgtccaggttctttgCTTTCATGGCACACTATCTTCTTCTTGCTAGATCTTCTGTGTTCAGacgattctcccttttcaggtttcttgaagttcttgaatcttctctgcttgcttttccagagttgatttacccttctggatataagagacaattcatcttcttcttctgactctgattCGTTAGATCCTTCTTCttttgcctgaaaagcgttagcataatgtttatttttagattttaaagcaatagacttacctttcttctgaggctcatttgcatcaagctcaatctcatgactcctcagtgcacttataagctcctcaagagatacttcattcaaattctttgcaatcttgaatgctgtaaccattggtcctcatcttctgggtaaacttctgattatcttcttaacatgatcagcttttgtgtatcccttgtcaagaactcttaacccAGCAGTCGGATTCTGGAATctggaaaacattgcttcaatattttcaccatcttccattctgaaggcttcatacttctggttgagagccagagcttttgtctccttgacttgtgcatttccttcatgagtcatcttcagagattcaaagatatcatgcgcagtttctctgtttgtgatcttctcatactcagcatgtgaaatggcatttaacaatatagtccttgctttgtgatgatttttgaactctttcttctagtcatcactcatagcttgtatGGTGATTTTGACTCCACAAGCATTCACTGAATgtatgtaaccatccaacactaagtcccatagatcaccacttgacatagaaaataactttcaagcctatctttccaatattcaaagttctcaccatcaaagactgggggtctattgtaaccattgaagctgtTACTTCCATTGATACTATTGTTGTTTTGCTCGGTAGGAGGTGGAATTGGAccaaccattttgtgtttttctcctgaatcttttgtctaacactgtTAAacgtttgcacctagaaccgacgctctgatgccaattgaaggggtgaaaaacacttagaaaggggggattgaataagggttgtttctagaAAATGGTAGATGAAAAATAATCACAcatatatttttatcctggttcgttgttaatcaaactactccagtccacccctgacagagtgatttacctccactgaggatttaatccaataatcaatcttgattacaatggttttccacttagacaacttctaagtcttctagagtatgctgatcacaacttgatcactctaggtatTCTTTTACAGAATATTGAACAATGTTACAAGAGTTTAaagtgcttcttaataagctataatcaccaagtgatttactctcaagattaagttctaacactcactaagatattacaatatttgtgaggttgaagatgaagatctttgCTGTATGTGTGATAACGTGTAGAAAAAATTTGGCAGCTTAAGATTGATTTTGCGTAAGTTATCTATTCTTCAGCGTCCAGAGCTTCTCTTATATAGGCAATGAGAAAAGTGACCTTtgaggagcatttaatgctttacgtgaatagtacactgctgcatttaatgtttcactcttttgtcaactacctcgagccttgtatcaactgctcttgctgactttgccttttgtagcttctaacgtacCTTTTTTCAATTCATatttgacgttgtagctttttcatcttgtacttgcttctggactcagattatgagagtgacgtttgaatatcagagtcttcagcgttggtgcagaaTATAACTTCAGTCAGCAGACTTTGGAAGTTCCTtgcagcgtgataccatcagatcttcagagccttgcttctgattgccatcttctgatgctatccagatcatgttctgattttctcaagaccatcttcagatgtcttccagaccatgttctgacgaAGTCATctagatcttctgggtcagagcttctgaatgctgattttgtgcatactctcttagactttttctgaaatggaaaaggtgaataattagagtaccacattgtcttatacaaaattcatatataatgttatcatcaaaactagaaatattgatcagaacatttcatgttctaacaagaAAATGCAGGAAatttgtgacgtgattttcatgtctcTAAAcatctgtttttttttataaagaagtTGCaatgtgattttcatgtcacaaaTTTGCGACATGAAAATCACATCactaaaaatactttttttaaattaaattatgtttcaataaattttttattaaatatattaaattaataaatattaataaaaaaagttttatatatattaaaatgaaaaataaaaaattataatataataaaaaataaaaaataattaataaattaataaataaaaaattatgttgCTCCTCCATTTGGGCCTTTAGCGCTACCTCACGTTGTGCTGACTCGCGTCTCACCTCATTTAGCGCCAATTGTCTTACTGTTTCTAGCATTTTTGGTATCAATTATGGTGGATGTGACGATCCTTCCCCATCTCTAACTCTATGAAATAAAGTTCTATCCCCTTTTCTCAAGGTGCCCGCCAAATTTCCACCACAAAAAAACACCCATTAGGTCCCTTTCCGCCATTGATTTGACTCCAAATATAGAAATTCACATCTGGATGAAGCAACTCTGAGCATCTCGAAGTATATTGAGAATAATATGGAACAAAAATTCTGCGAGCAATGTCTGATAATCCTGCtacaaatacaataaaaaaattaagttaaatataccttaaataaaattatattagcttaaataataaatgaaaattaATGAAGTATAGTCATGTGATTTTCACGTCACAACATCttagttgccacatgattttcacgccacaacatcatagttgccacgtgaaaattgtaacaccccgattttatcgaatattatattattagttaTTTTACTGTTTAATtggtttattaattattatgtgatataataattaatggaagggttaatagtagtttacccctctgtaatatgagcgtgtttcagTTTACCCCCCGTCGTTGctaaaggcaggttttggcaacagttttttttgataaaaccgttgccaaaaggtagggagggggaaaagcaaaattcgctaacattccaggggggtgaattactattaacgcTTAATGgaattgtgtgttttgtggtaTATTTATATTTTCGGTTATTTggtgtaaaataataaaatagttgaTTTGAGCCTAATGTTGTGTTAGAATGAGAAATATATGAGGTTTTAATTAGTAAGCCCATTAGTAATGATATGTTGGTAATGGTTTTTACAAAACTAGAGAGAGttagaaagatagtaagaaaaagaggaaaagaggaaaagaagagaatagaagagaagagaagaggggAAAACCTAGAAAGCTCTAAACCTAGGGTAAGGGTGGgattttcttgagttatgggTTTGTATAATGATATGTGATGGATAGTAACATGAGATTAGGGGTTTTGTTCCTCATTTCATAATTTTGACATGTTAGGGTTTGAACGTGAAGTAAAgaaattgatgttttttttttttgacaaaagcaAACTTAACTGATATCATTCAACAAATAaggttcaatacaaggaggtacaCTATTAAAGAAGCTACGCCtagcccaagaattggccgccttagctaaagcatgggcaaccgaattcgcttggcgcctaatgaactttacctcaaagttcggaaaCAAAGCTAATAACTGCCGAATGGAATTAATAATAACACTAAATTCAGAACTACCCACTTTTGAATCGTGAATAGACTTAATGACAAGTTGACAGTCACTTTAAAAAATAACATGAGATAGATGGAGGGAAATCGCATTCTGGATAGCTTCCTTCAAGGCGATAGCTTCCGCTTCAATAACGGAAAAAAATCCTGCATCCCAGGAAACACCAGCTGAAACAAATCTTCCCAAGTGATCCCTAAAACACCACCCTTTATTTGTAGTACCATGCACATTACTGAAACCTGCGTCAACATTACATTTAAGATAATTATTCAAAGGCGGACTCCACACGGTTAAGATATTATTAACAACACCTGAGATGTTCTCTTCTCTAGCTGAGAACCAATCATACCAATTATGGTAGGCCTGTAAACCAATCCTCATAGCATCATCCCGAGTATCCTGCCAAACCACATTATTCCTACTTCTCCAAAGCACCTCCAACAAAACAGCAAATCTACCCGCATCCCTACGGTCCTCACAGCTACACACATCAAAGATAAGGGACTTAGCATTATGAAAATTATGTAACCGGTGATCTAATATAGAggacaaacctgctgcccgccaactTTGAAGAGTGCAAAAACATCCGAAAAATACATGCCACTCATCTTCATCATCCACCTCACACCAAGGGCATAAAGACGGGCACTGAACATGATGTTGTTGAAGCTTTAAGCGCGTTGGGAGGCATCCATTACAAATTCTCCAAAGTAAATGCTTAGCTCTAGGTGGCGCGGAAATACTCCAAATATTCTTCCACCTACTCTCCATACCGTGGTTCCGAGAACTACTAAGCCTTCCTTTCCACAGTTTATAGCCCGATTTCACACTATACGCCCCATTCTTCTCCTCGTGCCAAATCAACCTATCATTCACTACATCCTCCACTAAGGGAACTCTAAGAATGGCTTCAGCCCCTTCATTATCGAAAAGTTGTTTTACCTTAATAACATCCCACTGCTTGATGGTTGGAAGCATAAGATCCTTAACAAAGAGGTTATACACATTTTGACCTTGCGGACCATTTGCCCACCATCCATCTTTCTCCCGGATCCACGGATCATACATCACCTTTATACTACTCCCACTTCCAATACTCCACCGACTACCAAGTCTAAGGACTTCCTTAGCCTTCCACAAACTCCGCCAAGCATAACTTGGATTGTTACCAATCTTAGAATCAAGATAAGATGAATTAGGAAAATACCTTGCTTTAAAGATCCTAGCCACAAGAGTGTCAGGTTTTGAAACAATCTTCCATCCTTGCTTTGCAACCATAGCCATATTAAAAGCTTTAAAATCCCTAAAGCCCATACCTCCTTCACTTTTCGAGCTAGTCATCCTATCCCAAGCCAACCACCTAATACCTTTGTTATTACGACCACCTCCCCACCAAAACGAATTAAGAATTCTTTCAATATCATTCACCACCCCATCCGGAATCAAATATACACTCATAATATAGGCCGGTATCGACTGGAGGACTGATTTAATCATAACCTCCTTTCCTGCTCTTGACAAAGACCTACCACTCCAACTATTGATGCATTTCCAAATTCTATCTTTGATAAATGAGAACACCGCCTTCTTACTTCTATCGATCATCAAAGGTAACCCCAAATACATTCCTGTGCCCAATACATGTTTTACCCCCATTAATCTGGCTAGATCCTCCTGGGCCGGACCACTCAAATTCCGGCTAAAAAACACTTCAGACTTTGCCAAATTGATCTCCTGACCTGTCGCCTCAGTATAAGTATTAAGAATATTCATCAGGTTTGTCACCTCCACCAGATTTtccctgcaaaataaaaaacaatcgtcagcaaaaagcaagTGGGACACACTAGGTGCTCTCCTGCAGATATGTGCTCCATGAAGATCTCCTCGAGAAACAGCTCCTTTAATAAAAGCAGAAAGTCCTTCAGACACGAGTATGAATAGATATGGAGAAAGGGGATCTCCTTGTCTCAGACCTCTTCCTGGAATAATTGGTCCAACCCTATCCGAATTAACAAGAACAGAATAATGCACCAAAGTCACACACATCATAAGCCAATGTATCCATCTCTCATCAAAGCCCAATCTAAGAAGAATAGCACGAAGGAACCCCCAATCCACTCTATCGTAGGCTTTGCTAATATCAATCTTTAAAGCCAAATGGGCAGTATTGCCACTTGTCTTTCTCTTTAAGGCATGAACAATCTCCGTAGCAACCAAAGCATTATCAAGAATGGATCGGCCTTCAACAAACGCCGACTGTTCCTCCGAGACACATTTGTTCCACACAAGTTTCAATCTATTGGCTAGCATTTTGGCAACCAGCTTGTACACTACATTACACAAAGAGATAGGTCGAAGATCTTTCATAGTGTTCGGTTTAACACACTTGGGAATAAGGCAAATATTAGTCTCATTTAGCTCAGGCGGGAAAAAGCCTCTTTGTAACTATAAAGAAGCTGCCATGAATATATCATCTCCACAAAGATCCCAAAAATGTTGATAGAAAGCTGGATTAAATCCGTCGGGACCCGGGGATTTGTCCGGATGCATATGGATAAGCGCCTCATAAAGTTCAGCCTTGGTAACATGAGATAACAACCTGACATTATCATTTTGAGAAATAACCGGATGGATACACTTCAGCACCGGTTCATAATTACCTTGCCTGgcttcaaacaaacaatcaaaatACAATTTGGCCATACCACACAGCTCCTCCTGACTATTGGCCGCTACCCCTGCCTCATCCACCAAACCATCAATTCTTTTAAAATTCCTACGGGCTGTAGCAGACCTGTGGAAGAACTTAGAGTTCGAATCACCGTGTCGAAGCCAATGCATTTTAGCCCGCTGTTTCAAGAACATCTCCTCGCGGATCAGAGTTTTATTATATTCCTTCTGCGCATCAAGGAACCTCCTTGCCGCATCTTCATCATGAGAAAGTCGTGCGGCTTCCATGGCTGCCATATGGAGGTTAAGATCTTTATACTGCTGAGAGAACTTTAGCTTATTCCACTTCGAAAGTTCCGCCGCACAATTGCTAATACTCTTTAGAACTCCACCTTGTTCATCAAGTTTCCACCCTTTACTGACAATATCATTTAGCTCATCTTCCTTCAGCCATGCGTTTTCGAATCTGAAAGAATAGTTCTTGCGGCGTGACGGTTGGGGTGGTTCACATTGCAGCAGAATGGGAGAATGGTCTGAATGTGAGGCTAGAAAGTTAAACAATTTAGCCTCTGGGAAAATATCCATCCATTCTTGAGTAACAAGACCCCGGTCCAAGCGTTCCTCAATAGCATGTTCAGACCCTCGACTCTTGCTCCAAGTAAACTGATGGCCTTCTAACGGAAGGTCCAAAAGATTGCAATCGGTAACCGCTTCACGAAACCCACTACACAGCCAATTCGGGTGAGGATGAAGGCCCCTCTTATCTTGTTGTGAAAGAATATCATTAAAGTCACCGATAACACACCAACGAGCATTAGACAAATCACGTAACTCTCGCAACATATTCCATGCATCACTCCGACGATGTCTCTCCGGAAAGCCATAATAACAAGTAAGGCTCCAATCCTCCTTCACTTCATCTTGCACAACTAAGTTGATAAAATTTCTAGAATAGTTCACAACATTGCACGTAACAGTATCTTTCCACATTACCGCCAATCCTCCGCTTCTTCCGACGACGTCAACGGTTAAGCAAGAATCAAATTTTAAGGTGACACGGACACTCTCCAACTTCTGTTTTTTCGCCAACGTTTCAGAGAGAAACAAAACATCAGGATGaggcttctgagtgagctgaCGTAGATTCGGAATTGCAAGCGGGTTGCTCAAGCCCCGGCAATTCCAACTGAGAATCTTCATTTGTCCCGGCAGTCCTGGCTGCCAGGACCTGCCGATAAAAAATACTGGACATCTTCGACACTCTCTCCACTACTGCTAGAGACCTGTTGCCGACGCCGCTTTCGTTCCAACTGACCTTGAATATTTTCACTATCAGCACCTTCAGAATAATTGGGAAGATTCGCAGGGACAGCATTATGGTTAACAGGATGAGTGCCATACTGGTTTGCAAAGTTGTTGCTAGCATGCTTAGTACTGAtagaatttttaggtttgaatttATGGGGTTTGGGGTGTAAGTTATTGGGTTTTTGAGACTGGAATATATTGATGGTATTGGGTGTATTTGGACTGGAGATACGATTGGGCTGAGAAAACACAATCTGGGCATTTTTTGTTGGTTCATTATTTTGCATGATAGACAAGTGTGGGCTTTGGATTGGTGGAATCGGGGTTAGAGGGTTGTTAACATGCTGTCGCTGGAAAGTGGTGGGGTCCATCATCCATACAGGTGCTTCACTACTTGGAGGGGGAACAATGCCATTTAATGCACATGATTGGCTTGTCTGATTGTTTCCTTTAATTCCATCAGCAATCATTACGTAATGATTTTGTTGGGGTGGGACCTGGCCGCGTATAATGGCCAATGATGGCCTGACTTGATGGCTCATTAATGCTATTGTCTTTTCACGGGATCCACCAGCTGTTTCATCAGAAATACTCACATTTTGTGGGGCCCCTTCTGGTTGGATTTGTGAATCACACGCTTCATCCTGGTGGTGATTCTCACGCGCGGATGCTGTGTACCGCTGCTACTCGTTGACCCATTCTTCTCACTACCAGCTCCTTCCTCCTTCAACCACTTTGAACTAGAAGCATTATTGTATCTCCTATTCTCCACCATAATGTCATTAGACCATTCCCTAATTCCATTATCTTCCTCCATCGCAAATCGGACTTCGCACCTTTGATCCGAATGACCCAAAATTCCACATACAAAACAGAATAGGCCAAGGTTTTCATACTTAAAAGTAACTGTGCACCATTCTCCACCTCTATTTTTTACTCTGGTATTTTTCTTCAAAGGATTACGGACATCTACCTTCACCCTCAGCCGCATATACTGCCTCCAGAAACTAGAATTATTATGCTTATCGTACTCCACAAAAGTACCTATAAAATTAGCAATTGTTTTGCCCACTTTCTCCAGCATTAGTCCTGCGGGAATATTATGAACCTGTACCCAAAACTCGACATGGAACAGAGGGATACTTTCAATCTGAACTCCGATTTGTACCTTCTCGATGATCAACAAATGGCTCCCAAAAGTCCACGGCCCTCCTCTCAATGCAGCCTCCATATCTAACTTATGGGAAAATTGAAATAAGAACAAACCCTCCATCGCCTGCTTGATAATAACCCCCTTGACCGGTCTCCACATATCCGCCACTCTCTTCTTCATAGACATAACATGGATCGGTttatcacacaaaaatcttcctacGAGACACAATCTTAGATCTCCGActtcttcaccatcttcatccacatcaaaacaaaaccctCCTTCCTCCTCGTCCCCTTCTAGCGATAACTCATTGACATTCAGATCTGCCATTCTGTAAGATAACTCGAAAGATCGGACCAAAAccaggaaaagaaaaagaaaggagtgATCCAGAAAAACAAGCTTCTCAGTGGGAGAAGTATGACCAAACCCTAGCAGAACTAGGAAGGGAAGAGCATTTAGAAGCTACGAAACAACAAATTTTGGATAAGTTTTATTGAACAATATAAAGAAGTTCTTATTAGAGCAAATGACTTACTTCAAACTTAGAAAGCTGCAAAGGAGTTGAAAAAACCTCACTCTCAATTTTCTCAGAGAAGCCCTTGTACCTAGTGGAGCAAGTCATTGGGTTATACAATCAAATGTAATATGAATGCGTCTTTTCTCTTTCAACAATAGAAGAGTATAAGTTGACATTTGTATCAGAGAAGAGAATGCGTCTTTTATGTTGCTATATGTTAGATACATGTTAGAAAACATTAAATCCATAATTTATTGCTTGGATGAGTTTTAGTGGAAAAATTCGTATGTGGCAGAATGATGTTCGCGGAAGAATTTTTCTGCAGAATCGCATGCGTGCTTAGCACGGTCtgttatgaaattttttatatttttaaaaaatgagatTAGGTCTTGTATGCTTATGATTTATCATGAATTATAGtgaattttccataattttcagGAATCGTTTGGATGGTTTTTGAACCAATTCTTTGTGATAATATGATACTTGAATTTTATATGTATGCATGTTGTGAATTGTCATTGGTTGAGAATAACATTGTTGGGCATTATTTGTTACTTGTTATTGGTGAAATGTTGATTTGGTGAGTGGTCTGAAGATGTTTTCATGTGTGATTAATTACATGATTATGTGTATGTTTGTTCAAATGTGAGGTGAATTCATatgtgatgaattggtgagataTATGCTTGTATAATTAAGATTGAGAAACGGTATTAACTGCATATGGTTGTCGATATTTACACATGCAATCATTTATCAGATGAGAAAGAGACAATGTTTGGTAGTTTTGTGGGAGCTATTAACTTTTTCCAAACCGTGGAGATGGGTTTGAAGTCTAGAGGACATACTTATTTTTTATGGTTATCtcgcagagagagagagagagagagagagagagagagagatacgcGGGAAATCTGCTAAGGATAACATTGATACCACATACATTTGCATTGAGTCGCATTAGAGTCACATGTGTTGATGTGAATTACATTTGGTGTGTTATGTGATAATTGTGTAAATTAGTACCTTGTTGATAATTGTGATTGAATTACGTGATATTTTGAATTGATTGAGCTA encodes:
- the LOC131598183 gene encoding uncharacterized protein At4g02000-like; translation: MADLNVNELSLEGDEEEGGFCFDVDEDGEEVGDLRLCLVGRFLCDKPIHVMSMKKRVADMWRPVKGVIIKQAMEGLFLFQFSHKLDMEAALRGGPWTFGSHLLIIEKVQIGVQIESIPLFHVEFWVQVHNIPAGLMLEKVGKTIANFIGTFVEYDKHNNSSFWRQYMRLRVKVDVRNPLKKNTRVKNRGGEWCTVTFKYENLGLFCFVCGILGHSDQRCEVRFAMEEDNGIREWSNDIMVENRRYNNASSSKWLKEEGAGSEKNGSTSSSGTQHPRVRITTRMKRVIHKSNQKGPHKM